A single window of Amphiura filiformis chromosome 17, Afil_fr2py, whole genome shotgun sequence DNA harbors:
- the LOC140137053 gene encoding E3 ubiquitin-protein ligase TRIM45-like, producing MAQSNPVKDKDTQYDLINCGICMSDIKDPKALNCLHSFCLKCLQKVKHPLGKLTCPLCQDDTVLPNGVVDGLRDNFFINQLKERRAIRGTGEFKTQCTCCGATDRAAVARCVDCNEFLCQQCVDLHKTLGPLKGHAVYTIEELKSGKVDIGKVCHDHKDEILKSFCKTCSIPICDVCTEVEHAHSKHDYVTLESSIKGQMKEIKGLLASCRVVAKRVDTAIKQNDKVKTELKLAMDKASKDLLASKEKAMEDFLKLLEDDYRSNSEKLQKIAAKRNTNIDRKKKNVYNLQAKLNNAIEMANQVLTSGFKHDVASNYTTLTYTLKQLKEAKAVSTLDYVSFVKFSPYRSGQVLKPLGKIREAKPSLRQVSPSQEIGRGVGKSSVGVAVASNGDIAVADENAAVVKVYRSGGRYKLSLDTKQGLQQGKTSYPWDVAVSPKQFYVTDRTGMVKIYSLEGQYLKQFPVKSPDGTSSDTDGSQLWGLAIDNDGHLLVGNYTKKCISKCTQDGTYISAIKVDKDPDFIAVTPMGRIIVSPGTSNTGVYVLDQTGKHIHIINAPKGAKSWHPTGVCCSDDGVIYIASYDSGATGGIYSFTEDGEYLGCVISRMTGARGLAYTYHDGDDKLVVSVAQLSFWILAKVFTLE from the coding sequence ATGGCACAGTCAAATCCAGTCAAAGACAAAGACACACAATATGATCTAATTAATTGTGGCATATGCATGTCAGATATTAAAGATCCTAAGGCTCTCAACTGCCTACATTCTTTTTGCCTCAAGTGCCTTCAAAAAGTCAAACACCCACTTGGCAAACTCACATGTCCTTTATGCCAAGATGATACGGTTCTACCAAATGGAGTAGTTGATGGACTTCGAGACAACTTCTTCATCAATCAGTTGAAAGAAAGAAGAGCCATTCGTGGAACAGgggagttcaagacgcaatgcaCTTGCTGTGGAGCAACTGATCGGGCCGCTGTTGCTAGATGTGTAGACTGCAATGAATTTCTTTGTCAGCAGTGTGTTGATTTACACAAAACTTTGGGTCCACTCAAAGGTCATGCAGTTTATaccattgaagaattaaaatcaGGAAAAGTAGACATTGGCAAAGTATGTCACGATCACAAAGATGAAATTCTGAAATCTTTCTGCAAGACCTGCAGCATTCCAATATGCGATGTCTGTACCGAGGTAGAACACGCGCATTCTAAACATGATTACGTAACTTTAGAATCATCTATTAAAGGTCAGATGAAAGAGATCAAAGGATTGTTGGCAAGCTGCAGAGTTGTTGCTAAAAGAGTTGACACTGCGATAAAACAAAATGACAAagtgaaaacagaattaaaattAGCAATGGATAAAGCCAGCAAGGATCTTTTGGCCAGCAAAGAAAAGGCCATGGAGGATTTCTTAAAGCTCCTAGAAGATGACTATCGCTCAAACTCTGAAAAACTGCAAAAGATTGCTGCAAAAAGAAACACCAAcattgacagaaagaagaaaaatgtaTACAATCTTCAAGCTAAGTTAAATAATGCAATAGAGATGGCAAATCAGGTGCTGACTTCCGGATTCAAGCATGATGTGGCTTCCAACTACACTACATTGACTTATACACTCAAACAGCTCAAAGAGGCAAAGGCGGTTTCTACTTTAGATTATGTCAGTTTTGTGAAGTTTTCACCTTATCGATCAGGACAAGTGTTGAAACCATTGGGTAAGATCAGGGAGGCAAAACCTTCATTGAGGCAAGTGAGTCCTTCACAAGAAATAGGGAGAGGAGTAGGAAAATCAAGTGTCGGTGTAGCTGTTGCCTCAAACGGAGACATAGCAGTTGCAGATGAAAATGCAGCAGTAGTGAAAGTGTATCGGAGTGGTGGTCGATATAAACTAAGTCTTGACACCAAACAGGGATTACAGCAAGGTAAGACATCATATCCATGGGATGTAGCTGTTAGTCCTAAACAATTCTATGTTACTGACCGGACTGGTATGGTGAAGATTTACAGTCTTGAGGGTCAATACCTGAAGCAATTTCCTGTCAAGTCTCCAGATGGTACATCGTCTGATACTGATGGCTCACAACTATGGGGTCTTGCTATAGATAATGATGGACACCTGTTGGTAGGAAATTACACCAAGAAATGCATCAGCAAATGCACACAAGATGGCACATATATTTCTGCAATCAAGGTTGATAAAGACCCAGATTTCATTGCAGTCACACCAATGGGAAGAATTATTGTCAGTCCAGGTACCTCTAATACAGGTGTGTATGTATTGGATCAGACTGGTAAGCATATACACATCATCAACGCACCAAAGGGTGCCAAGTCATGGCATCCAACTGGTGTCTGTTGTAGTGATGATGGTGTCATCTACATAGCTAGCTATGACTCAGGAGCTACAGGTGGAATCTATAGCTTTACAGAAGATGGGGAATACCTGGGATGTGTTATATCTCGTATGACCGGTGCACGTGGGCTCGCATATACCTATCATGATGGGGATGATAAACTGGTGGTATCGGTAGCCCAGCTCAGTTTTTGGATTCTGGCAAAAGTATTTACTCTCGAATAA
- the LOC140137054 gene encoding E3 ubiquitin-protein ligase TRIM45-like, translating to MAESNPADNEDDIDSLINCGICLSEMEEPKALICLHTFCVKCLKKVKHPPGQITCPLCQEDTLLPKGGIDGLRNNFFIIQLKERRAIRGTGEFKMQCTCCGATDRAAVARCVDCNGFLCQQCVDSHKPLGPLKGHAVYTIEELRSGKVEISKVGKIKCCQNHKDQILRFFCKTCGIPICHVCTVVEHSRPEHDYLTLESATEGQMQEIKGLLASCRDVAKRVDTAIKQDDKVKTELNSVMDKASQDLITTKEKVIHSFLKLIEDDYHSNSEKLQKIDAERNTTIDSSKANLSNLQAKLNNAMDMANQVLTSGSKHDVASNYTTLTSTLKQLKQAQVVTTSDDVSFVKFSPNRSEQVLKPLGHIREKTPTWQLQKEIGKDGEGKLSNGVGVAIASNGDIAVADFYTGEVKVYRRDGQYKLSLGTKQGIQLGEASHPWNVAVSHNQFYVTDATGFVNIYSLMGQYLKQFPVKSPDGISSDTYGSQLHGLDIDNDGHLLVGNRTKKYISKCTQDGTHISTIKVDIRPWFIAVTPMGRIAVSPYSSNTGVYVLDQTGKHIHTINAPKDAKSWHPTGVCCSDDGVIYIASFNTGDQGGIYSFTEDGEYLGCVTTDVTDAHGLAYTCDDGDDKLVVAQASGYPAKVFTFK from the coding sequence ATGGCAGAGTCAAATCCAGCAGACAATGAGGATGACATCGATAGCCTTATCAATTGTGGTATATGCCTGTCAGAAATGGAAGAACCCAAGGCACTTATCTGCTTGCACACATTTTGTGTTAAGTGCCTTAAAAAAGTAAAACATCCACCTGGCCAAATCACCTGCCCATTATGCCAAGAAGATACTCTTCTACCAAAAGGAGGAATCGATGGACTACGAAATAACTTCTTCATCATTCAGTTGAAAGAAAGAAGAGCCATTCGCGGAACAGGAGAGTTCAAGATGCAGTGCACCTGCTGTGGAGCAACTGATCGGGCCGCTGTTGCCAGATGTGTAGACTGCAACGGATTTCTTTGTCAGCAGTGTGTTGATTCACACAAACCTTTGGGCCCACTCAAAGGTCATGCAGTTTATACCATTGAAGAGTTGAGATCAGGAAAAGTAGAAATCAGCAAAGTTGGTAAAATTAAATGCTGTCAAAATCACAAAGATCAAATTCTGAGATTTTTCTGCAAGACGTGCGGCATTCCGATATGCCATGTCTGTACCGTGGTAGAACATAGTCGTCCTGAACATGATTACCTAACTCTGGAGTCTGCAACTGAAGGTCAGATGCAAGAGATCAAAGGACTGTTGGCAAGCTGCAGAGATGTTGCTAAAAGAGTTGACACTGCGATAAAACAAGATGACAAAGTGAAAACAGAATTAAATTCGGTAATGGATAAAGCTAGCCAGGATCTCATAACCACCAAAGAAAAAGTCATACACAGTTTCTTAAAGCTCATAGAAGATGACTATCACTCAAACTCTGAAAAACTGCAGAAGATTGATGCAGAAAGAAACACCACTATTGACAGCAGCAAGGCAAATTTGAGCAATCTTCAAGCCAAGTTAAACAACGCAATGGATATGGCTAATCAGGTGCTGACTTCAGGCTCCAAGCATGATGTGGCTTCCAACTACACTACATTGACTTCTACACTCAAGCAGCTTAAACAGGCACAGGTGGTTACTACTTCTGATGATGTCAGTTTTGTCAAGTTTTCACCTAATCGATCAGAACAAGTGTTGAAACCATTGGGCCACATCAGGGAAAAAACACCTACATGGCAGCTACAAAAAGAAATAGGGAAAGATGGTGAAGGAAAGTTGAGTAATGGTGTCGGTGTAGCTATTGCCTCAAATGGAGACATAGCAGTTGCAGATTTCTATACAGGAGAAGTGAAAGTGTATCGGAGAGATGGTCAATATAAACTAAGTCTTGGCACTAAACAGGGAATACAGCTTGGCGAGGCATCACATCCATGGAATGTAGCTGTTAGTCATAACCAATTCTATGTTACTGACGCCACTGGTTTTGTGAATATTTACAGTCTAATGGGTCAATACCTGAAGCAATTTCCTGTCAAGTCTCCAGATGGTATATCATCTGATACTTATGGCTCACAACTACATGGTCTTGATATAGATAATGATGGCCACCTGTTGGTAGGAAATCGCACCAAGAAATACATCAGCAAATGCACACAAGATGGCACACATATCTCTACGATCAAGGTTGATATACGCCCATGGTTCATTGCAGTCACCCCAATGGGAAGAATTGCTGTCAGTCCATATAGCTCCAACACAGGTGTGTATGTATTGGATCAGACTGGTAAGCATATACACACCATCAACGCACCAAAGGATGCCAAGTCATGGCATCCAACTGGTGTATGTTGTAGTGATGATGGTGTTATCTACATAGCTAGCTTTAACACAGGAGACCAAGGTGGAATCTATAGCTTTACAGAAGATGGGGAATACCTGGGATGTGTTACAACTGATGTGACCGATGCACATGGCCTTGCATATACCTGTGATGATGGGGATGATAAATTGGTGGTAGCCCAGGCCAGTGGGTATCCAGCAAAAGTATTTACTTTCAAATGA